In a single window of the Planctomycetia bacterium genome:
- a CDS encoding glycosidase, which translates to MHRASNRPSLHTVLFTRHSANPILTAADWPYPAHSVFNAGACQIGDETILLARVEDRRGHSHLTVARSNDGVSNWQIDTSPSFAPDLELHSEEEWGVEDPRLTWMEERQEWIIAYTAYSPSGPLVALARTKDFTSFSRLGPVMPPEDKDAAVFPRRFGGRYAMIHRPVSSGSSGAHIWISFSPDLIHWGDHQVLLHARQGAWWDANKIGLSPPPLETPEGWLILYHGVRHTASGSIYRLGLALLDLEDPRRVIRRSDEWIFAPEMPYECHGDVGYVVFPCGWILDKATGVIRIYYGGADSCLALATAQVSELLNYLKKCPGPVNMTR; encoded by the coding sequence ATGCATCGAGCGTCAAATCGCCCTAGCTTGCACACGGTACTTTTTACGCGTCATAGCGCAAATCCCATTCTCACTGCCGCCGACTGGCCTTACCCGGCGCACTCGGTATTCAATGCCGGCGCATGCCAGATCGGCGACGAGACGATCCTGCTCGCACGGGTCGAGGATCGCCGCGGTCATTCACACCTGACCGTCGCGCGCAGCAACGACGGAGTGTCCAACTGGCAGATTGACACCAGTCCGAGCTTTGCCCCGGATTTAGAACTTCATTCCGAAGAGGAGTGGGGTGTGGAGGACCCTCGCCTCACCTGGATGGAAGAACGCCAGGAGTGGATCATTGCCTATACCGCGTACTCTCCGAGCGGCCCGCTGGTCGCGTTGGCCCGAACCAAAGATTTCACGTCATTCTCCCGTTTGGGCCCCGTCATGCCGCCTGAGGACAAGGATGCCGCGGTGTTCCCTCGTCGTTTCGGAGGCAGGTATGCAATGATTCACCGGCCGGTTTCCTCGGGAAGCTCCGGCGCCCACATATGGATCTCGTTCTCGCCGGATCTGATCCACTGGGGAGACCACCAGGTTTTGCTACACGCGAGACAGGGCGCCTGGTGGGACGCGAACAAGATCGGGCTCTCTCCTCCCCCGCTCGAAACTCCAGAAGGATGGCTGATCCTCTATCACGGCGTTCGGCATACGGCAAGCGGTTCCATTTATCGACTTGGCCTGGCCCTGCTGGACCTCGAAGATCCGCGCCGCGTAATTCGCCGTAGCGATGAGTGGATCTTCGCACCGGAGATGCCCTATGAGTGCCACGGGGATGTAGGCTACGTGGTGTTTCCCTGTGGTTGGATTCTGGACAAGGCAACTGGCGTCATTCGGATCTACTATGGTGGAGCTGACTCGTGTCTGGCACTGGCGACGGCTCAGGTATCAGAACTCTTGAATTACCTGAAGAAATGTCCTGGGCCGGTGAATATGACGCGGTGA
- a CDS encoding HPF/RaiA family ribosome-associated protein, which translates to MMIQVNTGRQTPDSAGLTDYVEKLIHDEFDRFADRITRVEVHLTDVNSAAKSGGDDKRCQIEVRMSGLQPLSATNHADSHELAMNGAAGKMLRLIEATLGRLDDR; encoded by the coding sequence ATGATGATACAAGTCAATACGGGTAGACAGACCCCCGACTCCGCCGGCCTGACCGATTATGTTGAAAAGTTGATCCACGATGAGTTCGATCGCTTTGCGGACAGAATCACCCGGGTCGAAGTCCACCTGACCGACGTAAACAGCGCGGCCAAGTCGGGCGGCGACGATAAGCGATGTCAGATCGAGGTGCGCATGTCCGGCCTGCAGCCGTTAAGCGCGACCAACCACGCCGATTCGCACGAATTGGCGATGAATGGCGCCGCTGGAAAAATGTTGAGACTAATCGAAGCCACGCTGGGAAGGCTTGACGATCGTTGA
- a CDS encoding sigma-70 family RNA polymerase sigma factor: MNSLPQDDESSLKTLVSRAVDGDADALSTMLGRYGPEIEGRLQISRKWRTVLEPGDVMQVTYLEAFMQIGRFRPDQHASFPAWLKRIAENNLRDAIRALERQKQPQPHMRVEAAVGAESFVQLYEALAATSTTPSRVVGKADTKRLLEESIDQLPPDYARTVRLYDLEGRPIGEICRQMGRSAGAIHMLRARAHERLCELLGTASAWFGSNA; the protein is encoded by the coding sequence GTGAATTCGCTTCCACAAGATGACGAGTCTTCACTGAAGACCTTGGTGTCCCGCGCGGTCGACGGGGACGCCGATGCCCTCTCTACCATGCTTGGTCGCTACGGGCCGGAGATCGAGGGCCGGCTTCAAATCTCGCGCAAATGGCGCACGGTTCTCGAGCCGGGCGATGTCATGCAGGTGACCTACCTGGAGGCCTTCATGCAGATCGGCCGGTTCCGGCCGGATCAGCATGCAAGCTTCCCGGCATGGCTCAAGCGCATCGCGGAGAACAACCTGCGCGACGCCATTCGGGCCCTCGAACGTCAAAAGCAACCGCAGCCTCACATGCGCGTCGAGGCGGCGGTGGGCGCGGAGTCCTTCGTCCAGCTCTACGAGGCCCTGGCGGCGACTTCCACGACGCCCAGCCGCGTCGTCGGAAAGGCGGACACCAAGCGGCTTCTCGAAGAATCCATCGATCAACTCCCCCCCGATTATGCCAGGACGGTGCGGCTCTACGACCTTGAAGGACGCCCGATCGGCGAGATTTGCAGACAGATGGGCAGGTCAGCGGGAGCGATTCACATGCTTCGGGCGCGGGCCCACGAACGACTGTGCGAGCTTCTTGGCACCGCCTCGGCGTGGTTCGGATCGAACGCGTGA
- a CDS encoding serine/threonine protein kinase — MSEQTGSSGRHQAWISAAREQFAAAKGVGGSSGDRAAIGAPGGTASTTGGRRISAAPELPGYSGLVELHRGGQGVVYRGVQKSTGRTVAIKVMREGPFAGESDRLRFEREAAILAKLQHDRVVGILDRGEEAGCYYFVMDYVDGRSLDRYVREEQPSLRKRLELFALICETVSAAHVKGIIHRDLKPGNLLVDETGQPRVLDFGLAKLTSLDDFTVTPAQTMTGQFIGSLPWASPEQVGGEPDQIDTRTDVYSLGVILFHLLTETFPYRVVGRPKDVMENILSVVPDAPSRVAKSTFQVTAPGERVDADLDTIALKCLQKDRARRYQTAAELARDVRHYLGGEPIEARRDSTWYLLTKLAARHRTPAVVAGAFVLLLVGSGVVSLALWRQATQERDRAIKVGDMEASARHRADAEAAKAQAVSGFLEEMLTAADPTVARNPDLTVKEALDVSAKKIDEGSLKSQPEVEIAARNAIGKTYFGLGLYEESLAQHRRALEMARPDGEGTAAIVDEDMLAELLRRLGETLSTMGKIEEAEKVFGEAIEIGRRLHGDRSTEVGFCLNELAIIRKTLGDREGAEKLYRETLEITRVTPGPDSAEYCVTLNNLAILVSGRGDFDEAEKMMREVLETRRRVLGEDSPEVANSLNSLANVLQSKGDAKSAEAMLRDALALRRRVFGAEHPAVATNINDLGVMLDGLGRHDEAAELLTQSLEMRRKLLGPEHTETAVSMNNLAYALFNNHDYPGAIKMFSDALELIRKGFGPVHPYVSGVLWNLADVYEAMHDDEAFEKATREMLEVDTKIFGLESAKVCNDQVRVAMCLIRTERPAEAEGLLRQCVKVREKVLPPGTWTIYSARSLLGEALAAQKKFDEAEPLLVSACDDLQKNEVAPPIRKKEAIERVIRLYESWGVAAADKLSLAQPWRDQLAKLDEP, encoded by the coding sequence GTGAGCGAGCAAACTGGATCATCAGGACGTCACCAGGCGTGGATCAGCGCTGCGCGCGAGCAATTCGCGGCGGCCAAGGGGGTCGGCGGGTCGTCGGGCGATCGCGCGGCCATCGGCGCACCGGGCGGCACCGCGTCGACGACGGGCGGACGGCGAATCTCGGCTGCGCCCGAATTGCCGGGCTATTCGGGACTGGTCGAGCTTCATCGCGGCGGACAGGGCGTCGTTTATCGCGGGGTGCAGAAATCGACGGGCCGAACCGTGGCCATCAAGGTCATGCGCGAGGGGCCCTTTGCCGGGGAGAGCGATCGACTTCGATTCGAGCGCGAGGCGGCGATCCTGGCAAAGCTCCAGCACGATCGCGTCGTGGGGATCCTGGATCGCGGCGAGGAGGCGGGGTGCTACTACTTCGTCATGGATTACGTGGACGGCCGGTCGCTTGACCGGTATGTCCGTGAGGAGCAACCCAGCCTCCGTAAGCGGCTGGAGTTGTTCGCGCTCATATGCGAGACGGTCAGCGCCGCGCACGTCAAAGGCATCATCCACCGCGACCTTAAGCCGGGCAATCTGCTCGTCGATGAGACGGGGCAACCGCGCGTCCTCGACTTCGGCCTGGCCAAATTGACGTCGCTGGATGACTTCACGGTGACACCCGCGCAGACGATGACCGGGCAGTTCATCGGCTCTCTTCCGTGGGCGTCACCGGAACAGGTGGGCGGTGAGCCGGATCAGATCGACACGCGCACCGATGTCTATTCACTCGGCGTCATTCTGTTTCATCTACTGACCGAGACATTTCCCTATCGCGTCGTGGGCCGTCCCAAGGATGTGATGGAGAACATTCTGTCCGTCGTGCCGGACGCTCCGTCGCGTGTGGCGAAATCTACTTTCCAGGTGACAGCGCCCGGCGAACGAGTTGACGCGGATCTCGACACGATCGCGCTGAAGTGCCTTCAGAAGGATCGGGCACGGCGCTATCAGACAGCGGCGGAGCTGGCCCGTGATGTTCGGCATTATCTCGGCGGCGAACCGATCGAGGCCCGGCGTGACAGCACGTGGTACCTGCTGACCAAGTTGGCGGCGCGACATCGCACGCCGGCCGTCGTCGCCGGGGCGTTTGTCCTGCTGCTCGTCGGTTCGGGCGTCGTTTCGCTGGCCCTCTGGCGACAGGCGACGCAGGAACGCGATCGAGCGATCAAGGTCGGCGACATGGAGGCGTCGGCGCGGCATCGGGCGGACGCGGAGGCGGCCAAGGCGCAGGCGGTCAGCGGATTTCTGGAAGAGATGCTGACGGCGGCCGACCCGACGGTGGCGCGCAACCCCGATCTCACCGTGAAAGAGGCGCTCGATGTGTCGGCGAAGAAGATCGACGAAGGCTCGCTGAAGTCACAGCCGGAAGTCGAGATCGCGGCGCGCAACGCCATCGGCAAGACCTATTTCGGACTCGGACTTTATGAGGAGTCGCTGGCCCAGCATCGCCGCGCTTTGGAGATGGCGCGGCCGGACGGCGAGGGCACGGCGGCGATCGTCGATGAAGACATGCTGGCCGAACTGCTTCGCAGGCTCGGCGAGACTTTGTCCACGATGGGCAAAATCGAGGAGGCGGAAAAGGTTTTCGGCGAGGCGATTGAGATCGGACGACGGCTTCACGGCGACCGAAGCACCGAAGTCGGATTCTGTCTGAACGAACTGGCGATCATCCGGAAGACCCTCGGCGACCGGGAGGGGGCGGAGAAGCTCTATCGTGAGACCCTTGAGATCACGCGGGTAACGCCGGGGCCGGATAGCGCTGAGTACTGCGTCACGTTGAACAATCTGGCGATCCTCGTTTCCGGCCGCGGAGATTTCGACGAAGCCGAAAAGATGATGCGCGAAGTGCTCGAAACGCGCCGCAGGGTGCTCGGCGAGGACAGCCCGGAAGTTGCCAACAGCCTGAACAGCCTCGCCAATGTGCTTCAATCCAAGGGCGATGCCAAAAGCGCCGAGGCGATGCTGCGCGATGCATTGGCCCTGCGCCGGCGCGTGTTTGGAGCGGAGCATCCCGCGGTGGCGACGAACATCAACGATCTGGGCGTGATGCTGGACGGGCTGGGTCGCCACGACGAGGCAGCGGAGTTGCTGACGCAGAGCCTGGAGATGCGCCGCAAGCTCTTGGGCCCCGAGCACACGGAGACCGCCGTCAGCATGAACAACCTGGCGTACGCCCTCTTCAACAACCACGACTACCCCGGGGCGATCAAGATGTTCAGCGACGCCCTGGAATTGATTCGCAAGGGGTTTGGCCCGGTCCATCCCTATGTTTCCGGCGTCCTGTGGAATCTGGCGGATGTCTATGAGGCGATGCACGACGACGAGGCCTTCGAGAAAGCGACACGCGAGATGCTTGAGGTCGATACAAAAATCTTCGGCCTGGAAAGCGCCAAGGTCTGCAACGATCAAGTCCGCGTGGCCATGTGTTTGATCCGTACCGAGCGGCCGGCTGAGGCGGAGGGCCTGCTGCGACAGTGCGTGAAAGTTCGCGAGAAGGTGCTTCCGCCGGGGACATGGACCATTTACTCCGCGCGCAGCCTTCTCGGTGAAGCCCTCGCCGCCCAGAAGAAGTTTGATGAGGCCGAGCCACTGTTGGTTTCTGCGTGTGATGATCTTCAGAAAAATGAAGTCGCGCCGCCGATTCGCAAGAAGGAGGCAATCGAGCGCGTCATCCGGCTTTACGAATCCTGGGGCGTCGCCGCCGCCGACAAGCTGAGTCTGGCACAGCCGTGGCGCGACCAGTTGGCCAAGCTCGATGAGCCCTAG
- the aroB gene encoding 3-dehydroquinate synthase, translated as MSTAAQVRVDLPGRAYDILIGEGELDRLGEQVAARIESKRATIVTDSHVGPLYLKRAASGLGRSGIDTHAVTIPAGEASKSLTQLARVFDELAARGHSRDEVVIALGGGVIGDLAGLAAALWNRGMPFVQCPTTLEAQIDASIGGKTAINHSAGKNLIGAFHQPSVVCIDVTCLGTLSDRDFIAGLAESVKHAIICDPAFFAWHETNGKQVLAREPAAIIELVRRNCEIKARVVEQDERESATDGVGRAALNFGHTIGHAIEAQAAYALRHGEAVALGMIAEMDLAVRRCGLVAADRDRAIALMGATGLPTRSTAPIDADDIISRLGTDKKKRGQMVRFVVPRHIGQVAWLEGVIEDDLRRALAGVSMP; from the coding sequence ATGTCCACCGCCGCACAGGTTCGAGTTGATCTGCCGGGCCGCGCCTATGACATCCTGATCGGCGAGGGCGAGTTGGATCGCCTCGGCGAGCAAGTCGCCGCACGCATCGAATCGAAACGAGCCACCATTGTCACCGATAGTCATGTCGGGCCGCTTTACCTCAAGCGCGCCGCTTCAGGGCTGGGGCGCTCAGGCATCGATACGCACGCCGTCACAATTCCAGCCGGGGAAGCCTCGAAGTCACTGACCCAGCTCGCTCGCGTCTTTGACGAGTTAGCGGCGCGCGGCCATTCGCGCGACGAGGTGGTCATCGCGCTGGGCGGCGGGGTCATCGGCGACCTTGCCGGTCTCGCCGCGGCGCTTTGGAATCGCGGTATGCCCTTCGTGCAGTGCCCGACGACGCTGGAGGCGCAGATCGACGCATCCATCGGCGGCAAGACGGCGATCAACCATTCGGCGGGCAAGAACCTGATCGGCGCCTTTCATCAGCCGTCGGTGGTGTGCATCGACGTGACATGCCTGGGGACGCTGTCCGACCGCGACTTCATTGCAGGCCTCGCCGAGTCGGTCAAGCACGCGATCATCTGCGATCCGGCGTTCTTCGCATGGCACGAGACGAACGGGAAGCAAGTGCTCGCCCGCGAGCCGGCCGCGATCATTGAGTTGGTTCGGCGCAATTGCGAGATCAAGGCCCGCGTGGTTGAGCAGGACGAGCGCGAGTCTGCGACCGACGGCGTGGGACGCGCGGCGCTGAACTTCGGCCATACCATCGGCCATGCCATCGAGGCCCAGGCAGCATATGCCCTGCGTCACGGCGAGGCGGTGGCGCTGGGGATGATCGCGGAGATGGACCTGGCCGTCCGGCGCTGCGGGCTTGTCGCGGCCGATCGTGATCGGGCCATCGCGCTGATGGGAGCGACCGGCCTGCCGACGAGGAGCACGGCGCCGATCGACGCAGATGACATCATTTCACGATTGGGGACGGATAAGAAGAAGCGCGGGCAAATGGTCCGGTTTGTCGTGCCGCGCCATATCGGACAGGTAGCGTGGCTGGAAGGCGTGATCGAAGACGATCTCCGCCGCGCGCTCGCAGGCGTGTCGATGCCGTAG
- a CDS encoding PEP-CTERM sorting domain-containing protein, with protein MKNRIHQLSLAVIACGFSASTANATLIDYNGMGFKSSINYKLDGDPKSVKAGQLLIDFDGKDEIAYCVDLRHTIKSEWQATFVNVDFINGGKAAAFLFDTFAAAVDSNLKAAALQVAIWEVVEDYSSINLGSGNFKLTTTGSIAALAQSYLSVIPANLSNYNTDAYIIKSGSNPRSQHLIVPEPGTLIAILAGLPLVFRRRRELAA; from the coding sequence ATGAAGAATCGAATCCATCAGCTCTCACTGGCCGTCATCGCCTGCGGCTTCAGCGCTTCGACCGCCAACGCCACGCTCATCGACTACAACGGCATGGGATTCAAGTCGTCCATCAACTACAAGCTTGACGGCGATCCCAAGAGCGTCAAAGCGGGACAATTGCTTATCGACTTCGACGGCAAGGACGAGATCGCCTACTGCGTCGATCTTCGTCACACCATCAAGAGCGAGTGGCAGGCAACGTTTGTCAATGTCGATTTCATCAACGGTGGCAAGGCCGCCGCGTTCCTCTTCGACACCTTCGCCGCCGCCGTGGACAGTAATCTCAAGGCCGCCGCCCTTCAGGTCGCCATCTGGGAAGTCGTCGAGGACTATAGCTCGATCAACCTGGGCAGCGGCAATTTCAAGCTCACCACGACCGGCTCGATCGCTGCCCTGGCCCAGAGCTACCTGAGCGTCATCCCTGCCAACCTGAGCAACTACAACACCGACGCCTACATCATCAAGAGCGGCTCGAATCCGCGAAGCCAGCACCTCATCGTGCCGGAGCCGGGAACGCTGATCGCCATCCTCGCCGGCCTGCCACTGGTCTTCCGCCGCAGACGCGAACTGGCCGCCTGA
- the pheT gene encoding phenylalanine--tRNA ligase subunit beta, whose amino-acid sequence MLISLNWLKDFVAVPSGTDPRELALRFTITAAEVDGIEHHEANFSGLVAARIDGVERVPGEVKLQKVTLIADKQYATLSAAPDLVAGSLVIYGPPGAKVAGHTFGTTDPAGRPSEGMIVAGQALGLVQVGANAIVLPPGTKPGSSIDPALFDDWIIEIDNKSITHRPDCWGHYGIAREVAAMLDLPLKKYDVTDLGELPTDSLPEIPIEIDDPAKCPRYTGLLMRGLAAQPSPLWMQARLALCGQRPIDLLVDLTNYIMMELGQPMHAFDGARLTNIQVATASPKEKFTTLDGVSRTMPDGALMIQCDRKSVAIAGIMGGAETEVGAKTQTVLLESANFDAATIRRAATAMGHRTEASARFEKSLDPANTVLGIARFHRLASAELPGLEVASALSDCYPAPKKAPTIELDCAFAARFIGKPVTPDEICKILTKLEFTCRRNGAKLLVTPPSYRATKDIAIEADLIEEVARFVGYNNIDPVLPTVAARYYEPSADLALEQRTLDYFCVGGDFVEVHDYIWYDDDWVKALGFEPGECITLRNPAADNCSRLRQSLAPGLLAMADRNRHHYERFNLIEIGSAFFPGIKEVEKSQRRHMALLVAQSGAKADGTVWDRLRGALAGWAMQVFEGSIDFAEATSAKPWEDEMRIAEVRTGDRTIGRATILPLACKQKIDERLKAVSMALCEIDLSAVVDLLGRHEKLPALPKFPRVRLDFSTLCDAGRRYEAVRQELAKYSHAQLRRVEFVDAYQGGSIPQGKRSLTFRAEIGKDDGTLSEEDIRTFQDSFKKHLSAIGLELRG is encoded by the coding sequence ATGCTGATCTCTCTCAACTGGCTCAAAGACTTCGTCGCCGTTCCGTCCGGCACTGACCCGCGGGAATTGGCCCTTCGTTTCACCATCACCGCCGCCGAGGTGGACGGCATTGAGCATCACGAGGCGAACTTCTCTGGCCTCGTCGCGGCGCGGATCGACGGCGTCGAGCGCGTGCCCGGCGAGGTGAAGCTGCAGAAGGTGACGCTCATCGCCGACAAGCAGTACGCCACCCTCTCCGCCGCGCCCGACCTTGTGGCCGGTTCGCTGGTCATTTACGGCCCACCGGGGGCGAAGGTCGCGGGCCACACCTTTGGCACCACCGACCCCGCCGGCCGACCGTCCGAAGGCATGATCGTCGCCGGTCAGGCCCTGGGCCTCGTGCAGGTCGGGGCGAATGCCATCGTCCTGCCGCCGGGCACGAAGCCGGGCTCGTCGATCGACCCCGCCTTGTTCGACGACTGGATCATCGAGATTGATAACAAGTCCATCACGCATCGGCCGGACTGCTGGGGCCATTACGGCATCGCCCGCGAAGTCGCCGCGATGCTCGACCTGCCGCTGAAAAAATATGACGTGACCGATCTCGGCGAACTGCCGACCGACAGCCTGCCGGAGATTCCCATCGAGATCGACGACCCGGCGAAGTGCCCGCGGTACACCGGCCTGCTCATGCGCGGCCTCGCGGCGCAGCCATCGCCGCTGTGGATGCAGGCCCGGCTGGCACTTTGCGGGCAGCGGCCGATCGATCTGCTGGTCGATCTGACCAACTACATCATGATGGAGCTCGGCCAGCCGATGCACGCCTTTGACGGGGCGCGGCTGACGAACATTCAGGTCGCCACGGCCTCGCCGAAGGAAAAGTTCACCACGCTCGACGGCGTATCGCGCACCATGCCGGACGGTGCGCTGATGATCCAGTGTGACCGCAAGAGCGTCGCCATCGCCGGCATCATGGGCGGGGCCGAGACGGAAGTCGGCGCGAAGACGCAGACCGTGCTGCTGGAGTCGGCGAACTTCGACGCCGCGACAATCCGCCGCGCCGCCACGGCCATGGGCCATCGCACCGAGGCCAGCGCCCGATTTGAGAAGTCGCTCGACCCGGCGAACACCGTGCTGGGAATCGCGAGGTTTCACCGGCTCGCCTCGGCCGAGTTGCCGGGCCTGGAAGTCGCCAGCGCGCTGTCAGACTGCTACCCCGCGCCGAAGAAGGCGCCGACGATCGAGCTGGACTGCGCCTTCGCCGCGCGCTTCATCGGCAAGCCGGTAACGCCCGACGAGATCTGCAAGATTCTGACGAAGCTGGAGTTCACCTGCCGGCGCAACGGCGCGAAGCTGCTCGTCACGCCGCCGTCCTATCGGGCGACAAAAGACATCGCCATCGAGGCGGACCTCATCGAGGAGGTCGCGCGCTTCGTGGGCTACAACAACATCGACCCGGTCCTGCCGACCGTGGCGGCGCGCTATTACGAGCCGTCCGCCGATCTCGCGCTGGAGCAGCGCACGCTCGACTACTTCTGCGTCGGCGGCGATTTCGTCGAGGTGCACGATTACATCTGGTACGACGACGACTGGGTCAAGGCGCTCGGCTTCGAGCCCGGCGAGTGCATCACCCTGCGAAACCCCGCCGCGGACAATTGCTCGCGCCTGCGGCAGTCGCTTGCTCCGGGCCTGCTGGCCATGGCCGACCGCAACCGCCATCACTACGAGCGGTTTAACCTGATCGAGATCGGCAGCGCCTTCTTCCCCGGCATCAAGGAAGTGGAGAAGTCGCAGCGGCGGCACATGGCCCTGCTCGTGGCGCAGTCAGGCGCGAAGGCGGACGGCACGGTCTGGGATCGACTGCGCGGTGCGCTGGCCGGCTGGGCCATGCAGGTGTTCGAAGGCTCCATCGATTTCGCCGAGGCAACCAGCGCGAAGCCCTGGGAGGACGAGATGCGCATCGCCGAGGTGCGCACCGGCGATCGGACGATAGGCCGGGCGACGATCCTGCCGCTGGCGTGCAAGCAGAAGATCGACGAGCGGCTCAAGGCCGTCTCGATGGCGCTTTGCGAGATCGATCTGTCGGCGGTCGTCGATCTGCTCGGTCGGCATGAGAAGCTGCCCGCGCTGCCGAAGTTCCCGCGCGTCCGGCTGGACTTCTCAACCCTCTGCGACGCGGGCCGACGCTACGAAGCGGTGAGGCAGGAACTGGCGAAGTATTCGCACGCCCAGCTTCGACGCGTCGAGTTTGTCGATGCCTACCAGGGCGGGTCCATTCCGCAGGGCAAGCGCAGCCTCACCTTCCGCGCCGAGATCGGCAAGGACGACGGCACGCTCAGCGAAGAAGACATCCGCACGTTTCAGGACAGCTTCAAAAAGCACCTTAGCGCGATCGGACTGGAGCTTCGCGGATAA
- a CDS encoding DUF2283 domain-containing protein, giving the protein MKHRYLEGTFRRGRPLAAYLYLDRKPGDTSARTEKRDKGLVVDFTGDGRAIGVEITSPMQASLEDINQVLNSLHEKPLTAEDVRPLAAA; this is encoded by the coding sequence ATGAAGCACAGGTACCTGGAAGGCACATTTCGACGAGGACGGCCGCTTGCCGCGTACTTGTACCTTGATCGCAAGCCTGGGGACACTTCGGCAAGAACTGAGAAGCGCGACAAAGGGCTGGTCGTCGATTTCACCGGCGATGGTCGGGCCATTGGAGTTGAGATCACGTCACCGATGCAGGCAAGCCTGGAAGACATCAATCAAGTACTAAACAGCCTTCACGAGAAACCACTTACGGCGGAAGATGTTCGCCCCCTCGCGGCCGCCTGA
- a CDS encoding type II toxin-antitoxin system HicA family toxin → MPRMTPLNWRTLEKVFLAAGFTFARQEGSHRSYTKPGVLRPIVIPTYDEVSVSIIRNNLRTAGIDRDEYFRLLERA, encoded by the coding sequence ATGCCGCGAATGACTCCCTTGAATTGGCGTACATTGGAAAAGGTCTTTCTGGCCGCGGGATTCACATTTGCAAGACAGGAAGGCAGCCACCGGAGCTATACCAAACCGGGCGTGCTGCGGCCTATCGTGATTCCAACATACGACGAAGTTTCCGTTTCGATCATCCGCAATAATCTGAGGACCGCCGGGATTGATCGGGATGAGTATTTCAGGCTCCTGGAACGGGCCTAA
- the pheS gene encoding phenylalanine--tRNA ligase subunit alpha, translated as MDLAALEKLLAQVRTDAAAAVAEAKSADALRGAESKLTKGPLAEALGTIKSFPPDQRGLAGQAINQAKNAVKELFAAALDGVRKGEVAGAKKQSADFDPTLPPPAAQRGSLHPVTAVQREVERIFTSLGFAVVGGPEMETEFYNFEALNIPADHPARDTQDTFWLTNGWLLRTHTSPCQVRAMQRFGPPLRVIAPGRCFRYEAIDASHENTFYQLEGLLIDKDISIAHLIAFMKLLLREVFQRDVEVRLRPGFFPFVEPGFELDMSCAICGGSGCATCKRSGWVEILPCGMVHPNVLRHGNIDPHEYTGFAFGLGLTRLAMMKYGVGDIRILNSGDIRGMVNPQRLSGNPV; from the coding sequence ATGGACCTCGCCGCGCTCGAAAAACTTCTCGCCCAGGTCAGGACCGACGCCGCTGCTGCTGTTGCCGAGGCCAAGTCCGCCGACGCCCTTCGCGGCGCGGAGTCCAAGCTGACCAAGGGCCCGCTCGCCGAGGCCCTCGGCACCATCAAGTCCTTCCCGCCGGACCAGCGCGGGCTCGCCGGGCAGGCGATCAATCAGGCCAAGAACGCGGTCAAGGAGCTGTTCGCCGCGGCGCTCGATGGCGTGCGGAAGGGCGAGGTCGCCGGGGCGAAGAAGCAGTCCGCCGATTTCGACCCGACGCTTCCGCCGCCCGCCGCCCAGCGCGGCAGCCTTCACCCCGTCACCGCCGTGCAGCGCGAGGTGGAGCGCATCTTCACCAGCCTGGGCTTCGCCGTGGTCGGCGGTCCGGAGATGGAGACGGAGTTCTACAACTTCGAAGCGCTGAACATCCCCGCCGATCACCCGGCCCGCGACACGCAGGACACCTTCTGGCTCACCAACGGCTGGCTGCTTCGCACGCATACCAGCCCGTGTCAGGTTCGGGCGATGCAGCGCTTCGGCCCACCGCTACGGGTCATCGCACCCGGGCGGTGCTTTCGCTATGAGGCGATCGACGCCTCGCACGAGAATACGTTTTATCAGCTTGAGGGCCTGCTGATCGACAAGGATATTTCCATCGCCCATCTCATCGCGTTCATGAAGCTGCTTTTGCGCGAGGTGTTTCAGCGGGATGTGGAAGTCCGCCTGCGGCCGGGGTTTTTCCCGTTCGTCGAGCCGGGCTTCGAGCTGGACATGAGCTGCGCGATCTGCGGCGGCAGCGGATGCGCCACCTGCAAGCGAAGCGGGTGGGTGGAGATTCTGCCCTGCGGCATGGTGCATCCGAACGTGCTGCGGCACGGCAACATCGACCCGCACGAGTACACGGGGTTTGCCTTCGGGCTGGGCCTGACGCGGCTGGCGATGATGAAGTACGGGGTGGGAGATATTCGGATTCTCAACAGCGGCGACATTCGCGGCATGGTCAACCCGCAGAGATTGAGCGGAAACCCCGTATAA